Proteins from a genomic interval of Spea bombifrons isolate aSpeBom1 chromosome 4, aSpeBom1.2.pri, whole genome shotgun sequence:
- the CEP41 gene encoding centrosomal protein of 41 kDa yields MSARRNIGDPEVLKKKIPQNPKYLHIKSRLDTGNSMTKYMEKIEEIKRNYRYKKDELFKRIKVTTFAQLVLQVASVSNDSDLAEMTSEELQRLEDSNSVISEADTDLVTDRTNGTGSPSTVPMSAVQLLDNIGDGESVQSARSTLHGVISGVGEMDLGNRQSKTSVDDSLPSPRSLEKPYPDCPYLLLDVRDRDCYEQCHIIGAHSYPIAMLSRTMNSFTHEILEFKNSHGKIIILYDEDERMASQAATTMCERGFENLFMLSGGLKVIAQKFPEGLITGTFPITCHQQPTQIKSGRKRVTPKEIIIPAENKWRFSAQDLENIEQDLEKLLLPTDTASRLSRISTGRLDSKTPKSRNSQFPSSAISVSSRSIRSTSPQSKPWK; encoded by the exons ATGTCGGCAAGACGGAACATCGGGGACCCTGAG GTTTTGAAGAAGAAAATACCCCAGAATCCTAAGTACCTGCATATTAAATCAAGACTTGATACAG GTAACAGCATGACCAAGTATATGGAGAAGATTGAAGAGATTAAGAGAA ATTATAGGTACAAAAAAGATGAATTGTTCAAACGGATTAAAGTTACTACTTTTGCCCAGCTG GTTCTTCAAGTTGCATCTGTGTCTAATGATAGTGATCTAGCTGAAATGACCAGTGAAGAGCTCCAGAGGCTGGAAG ACAGTAACTCAGTGATATCAGAGGCTGATACAGATCTTGTGACAGACAGAACCAATGGGACAGGAAGCCCTAGCACTGTACCCATGAGTGCAGTCCAGTTGCTTGATAACATCGGAGATGGGGAATCCGTACAGTCTGCACGCTCTACTCTGCATGG TGTAATAAGTGGTGTGGGTGAAATGGATTTGGGAAATCGTCAATCAAAAACATCGGTCGATGACTCCTTACCAAGTCCAAGGTCTTTGGAAAAACCTTACCCTGATTGCCCTTACCTCCTCCTTGATGTGCGAGATAGGGACTGCTATGAACAGTGCCATATTATTGGAG CTCACAGTTACCCAATAGCAATGCTTTCCAGAACTATGAATTCATTCACCCATGAAATCTTGGAGTTT AAAAACTCTCATGGTAAAATTATTATACTGTATGATGAAGATGAAAGGATGGCAAGCCAAGCAGCCACTACTATGTGTGAGAGAGGATTTGAGAACCTCTTTATGTTGTCAGGAG GTTTGAAAGTCATTGCACAAAAGTTTCCAGAAGGCCTGATCACTGGTACATTCCCCATCACATGCCATCAACAGCCAACCCAGATTAAGTCTGGCCGTAAACGGGTTACCCCAAAAGAGATTATAATACCTGCTGAGAACAAGTGGAGATTTTCCGCTCAGGATCTGGAAAATATAGAGCAAGACCTTGAAAAGTTGCTTCTGCCGACTGACACTGCCA GCCGACTCAGCCGTATATCAACTGGAAGACTGGACTCAAAAACACCCAAATCCAGAAACAGCCAATTTCCATCATCTGCCATTTCAGTCAGCTCTAGGTCCATCCGCAGCACCAGTCCTCAGTCAAAGCCGTGGAAATAG